In the Dermochelys coriacea isolate rDerCor1 chromosome 25, rDerCor1.pri.v4, whole genome shotgun sequence genome, one interval contains:
- the ZNF414 gene encoding zinc finger protein 414 isoform X9: MHPTGSGGSGAQAQDLGLPKRRPLPGKHYQCSSYGCKLAFHSMQELMDHMRVHYRPTQSLEGKIFHCPTQGCTETFPSMQDLVAHMKVHYKPNRYFKCENCLVRFRTHRSLFKHLHVCSDSASSPAPAHKAEKPPPPATSSLEKDPPAKPPEGLPKLQSVIRHMEKEAILPGMDAVSTAVPASLPTSLPGLHGSLESMPLVSPASHPFPLLEPSLFGPSALTRFSGQPHSTVPGPFLSYMHPSPYSLPQASVQHRLRPYLPSPGLPVSNAVWKKSQGENTGPAGKSVIFSWESPMLQQTSFQARPRLLLRESTGGQGGTSSRGRYPPAALSSSCHPENERSHLLKLLGALCPGLHGGCVCVWGGGGSSGHFSAPRPTISPPTNQLLDGET; the protein is encoded by the exons ATGCACCCAACAGGAAGTGGAGGCAGTGGGGCTCAAGCTCAGGACCTGGGGCTCCCGAAGCGCAGACCCCTCCCAG GGAAGCACTACCAGTGCTCTAGCTACGGCTGCAAGCTGGCCTTCCACAGCATGCAGGAGCTGATGGATCACATGAGAGTCCACTACAGACCCACCCAGTCCCTGGAGG GTAAAATATTCCACTGCCCCACCCAGGGCTGCACGGAAActttccccagcatgcaggacCTCGTGGCTCACATGAAGGTGCACTACAAGCCAAACCGCTACTTCAA GTGTGAGAACTGCCTCGTGCGCTTCCGGACCCACCGCTCCCTCTTCAAGCACCTGCACGTCTGCTCCGACAGCGCCAGCAGCCCGGCTCCGGCGCACAAAGCCGAGAAGCCCCCCCCACCTGCTACCTCCAGCCTGGAGAAGGACCCCCCGGCCAAGCCGCCGGAGGGGCTGCCCAAACTCCAGAGCGTCATCCGgcacatggagaaggaagccATCCTCCCCGGCATGGACGCTGTCTCCACCGCGGTGCCAGCTTCGCTCCCCACTAGTCTCCCTGGTCTCCACGGCTCCCTGGAGTCCATGCCTCTGGTCTCTCCGGCCTCCCACCCGTTCCCTCTGCTGGAGCCCTCGCTCTTCGGGCCGTCGGCCTTGACCCGGTTTTCGGGCCAGCCTCACTCCACGGTGCCGGGGCCTTTCCTGTCCTACATGCACCCGTCTCCCTACAGCTTACCTCAGGCTTCGGTTCAGCATCGCCTCAGGCCGTACCTGCCCAGCCCAGGCCTCCCGGTCTCCAATGCTGTGTGGAAGAAAAGTCAAGGTGAGAACACGGGGCCAGCAGGTAAATCTGTCATCTTCAGCTGGGAATCCCCCATGCTACAGCAAACCTCCTTCCAGGCtcgccccaggctgctgctgcgaGAATCCACAGGTGGGCAGGGAGGCACTTCCAGCCGAGGACGCTACCCACCAGCTGCCCTGTCTTCCTCCTGCCACCCTGAGAACGAGAGATCCCACTTGCTCAAGCTCCTAGGTGCCCTCTGTCCCGGGCTCcatggtgggtgtgtgtgtgtgtgggggggggggggttccagtgGCCATTTCTCTGCCCCTCGTCCCACAATCTCGCCCCCAACAAACCAGCTGCTCGATGGGGAAACTTGA